A window from Puniceicoccus vermicola encodes these proteins:
- a CDS encoding aldo/keto reductase: MEYRPLGSTGMSVSCLSFGASSLGSVFREVSLQECMDTVQAVLEGGMNFIDVSPAYGETLAELRLGRALEGVPRDSYYLASKIGSYSEARGDYDYSKASTERSVAHSLKRLGVDYLDLIQCHDIEFADHRQILDETLPTLLNLKEQGIVRHIGLTGLPLGMLKGIFDRSDPGTVETVLSFCHYTLNDSSLLDWIPYFKEKGVGIINASPTGMGLLTERGAPDWHPASQEIQEGCRKAVDHCRAKGVDIVRLAIQYSCANPEIATTLVGTADPQNIRDNLAYVEEPIDAELLAEVQEILEPIHNFNYTRGLPEHRDPILS; this comes from the coding sequence ATGGAATACCGCCCCCTAGGATCCACCGGAATGTCTGTTTCGTGCTTGAGCTTTGGTGCCTCGTCGCTGGGCTCGGTCTTTCGTGAAGTTTCGCTGCAGGAATGCATGGATACGGTGCAGGCAGTGTTGGAGGGAGGAATGAACTTCATTGATGTTTCTCCCGCCTATGGGGAGACTCTCGCCGAGCTGAGATTGGGGAGAGCCCTTGAGGGGGTTCCCCGAGATTCATACTATCTCGCCAGTAAAATTGGCAGCTATAGTGAGGCCCGGGGCGACTACGACTATTCCAAGGCCTCGACTGAACGCAGCGTCGCTCACAGCTTAAAACGGCTCGGGGTGGACTACTTGGACTTGATCCAATGCCACGATATTGAGTTTGCGGACCATCGCCAGATTCTGGATGAGACTCTGCCCACGCTGCTCAATCTTAAGGAACAGGGGATCGTTCGACACATCGGTTTGACAGGACTACCTCTGGGCATGCTGAAGGGGATCTTCGATCGTTCAGATCCGGGGACGGTTGAGACGGTGTTGTCCTTCTGTCACTACACCTTGAATGACTCTTCCCTCTTGGACTGGATTCCTTACTTCAAGGAAAAGGGCGTGGGGATCATCAATGCCTCGCCTACGGGAATGGGTTTGTTGACCGAGCGCGGGGCCCCGGACTGGCATCCCGCCTCGCAGGAGATTCAAGAAGGCTGCCGGAAAGCGGTGGACCACTGTCGCGCCAAGGGAGTCGATATCGTTCGGCTGGCGATTCAATACAGCTGTGCGAACCCTGAGATCGCGACCACTCTGGTCGGCACAGCGGATCCTCAAAACATTCGTGATAATCTCGCCTATGTCGAGGAGCCGATCGATGCCGAGCTCCTCGCGGAAGTGCAGGAGATTCTCGAGCCGATCCACAACTTCAACTATACCCGGGGCCTTCCTGAGCACCGGGATCCCATCCTTTCCTAG
- a CDS encoding cyclase family protein: MRIFDLSQPLFDGCPNCPAHPPIRLPRSADHPEDGWRMEEFHMASHSGTHLDAPLHKIAGGSSIDQFPLEAFCGRPVVADLIEQVSPGRAIGSELLESVLGSGPDLRDAIVLLNTEWGSLRKSEERWLYQSPYLRCDGAEWLIERKIRAVGIDHFSIGGMDADENLQTHEALLGAGLWVVEELNFRDGWKEFLPGSTFQALPLSLPGFSGSPCRAVLIQS; this comes from the coding sequence GTGCGTATTTTTGATCTATCCCAGCCGCTCTTTGACGGGTGTCCCAATTGTCCGGCCCATCCACCCATTCGGCTTCCGCGAAGTGCCGATCATCCTGAGGACGGCTGGCGGATGGAGGAATTTCATATGGCTTCCCATAGTGGAACGCATCTCGATGCACCTCTGCACAAGATTGCCGGTGGCAGCAGTATCGACCAGTTTCCTTTGGAGGCTTTCTGCGGTCGTCCTGTCGTTGCGGATTTGATCGAGCAGGTCTCTCCAGGTCGTGCGATTGGGAGCGAGTTGCTGGAGTCCGTTCTGGGGTCTGGACCGGATCTCAGGGATGCGATTGTTTTGCTGAATACCGAGTGGGGATCGCTGCGAAAGTCAGAAGAGCGCTGGCTTTATCAATCGCCATACTTGCGATGCGATGGGGCGGAATGGTTGATCGAGCGAAAGATTCGGGCCGTAGGGATCGATCATTTTTCCATCGGCGGGATGGACGCGGACGAAAATTTGCAAACTCACGAAGCGCTACTCGGCGCCGGACTTTGGGTCGTCGAAGAGCTCAATTTTCGGGATGGATGGAAAGAGTTTCTTCCTGGATCCACGTTTCAAGCTTTACCCCTGAGCCTTCCCGGATTCTCGGGTTCTCCCTGTCGCGCCGTTTTGATCCAATCATGA
- a CDS encoding zinc-binding alcohol dehydrogenase family protein: MNTIVLQKPEKLILEDTSEPGDPPGGEALVQVHRVGVCGTDLHAYRGIQPFFQYPRILGHELGVEILAVGPNDQNLAPGDRCSVEPYLNCGKCIACRRGKGNCCTSLRVMGVHVDGGYRERIHVPVHKLHRSNDLGYDQLALVETLGIGAHAVARAQIESGEVVLVIGGGPIGLSVIQFAKAAGARVIVMDLNENRLAFCREAMGVDATLRPSSSESVVAQLEELADGDQPTVVLDATGNANSMQSAFYYPAHGGRLVFVGLFQGDVTFHDPDFHKRELTLLGSRNARPEDFRNIIGMIENGRIDTTPWITHRAPLKEVPERFPEWTRPESGVLKAMIEVS, encoded by the coding sequence ATGAATACCATCGTCTTACAAAAGCCGGAAAAGCTAATTCTTGAGGACACCTCTGAACCGGGGGATCCGCCAGGAGGGGAGGCCTTGGTTCAAGTCCATCGGGTGGGTGTCTGTGGGACCGATCTTCATGCCTATCGGGGTATACAGCCATTTTTCCAGTATCCTCGAATTCTCGGGCACGAGCTGGGCGTCGAAATCCTCGCGGTGGGGCCCAACGATCAAAATCTAGCGCCCGGCGATCGATGCTCGGTAGAGCCTTACCTGAACTGCGGCAAATGTATCGCCTGTCGTCGGGGAAAAGGGAATTGCTGCACTTCCCTCAGGGTCATGGGGGTTCACGTTGACGGCGGGTACCGGGAGCGCATTCATGTGCCTGTGCATAAGCTCCACCGTTCCAATGATTTGGGCTATGATCAGCTCGCGTTGGTCGAGACCCTGGGAATCGGAGCTCATGCCGTAGCAAGGGCTCAGATCGAGTCGGGCGAGGTGGTGCTCGTGATTGGTGGAGGCCCGATCGGTCTCTCGGTCATCCAGTTTGCCAAAGCAGCTGGAGCCCGCGTGATCGTGATGGATCTCAACGAGAATCGACTCGCCTTCTGTCGGGAGGCGATGGGAGTGGATGCGACCCTGAGGCCAAGCTCATCGGAGTCGGTGGTTGCGCAACTCGAAGAACTAGCAGACGGGGATCAGCCCACGGTCGTCTTGGATGCCACGGGAAATGCAAACTCCATGCAGTCTGCATTTTACTATCCGGCCCACGGTGGCCGACTGGTATTTGTCGGTTTGTTTCAGGGCGATGTCACTTTCCACGATCCGGATTTTCATAAGCGCGAGTTGACCCTTCTGGGCAGCCGCAATGCTCGACCGGAGGATTTTCGAAACATTATTGGCATGATTGAAAACGGGAGGATCGATACGACTCCCTGGATTACGCATCGGGCACCGCTCAAGGAGGTTCCTGAACGTTTCCCTGAGTGGACTCGACCGGAGAGCGGAGTTCTCAAGGCGATGATCGAAGTTTCGTAA
- a CDS encoding AraC family transcriptional regulator, which yields METSKQKTPDFFSREVERERTFFFQEPTPIDGLTVICGGREHCAEDYTIDRKTFPYVGLELVASGQGNLCLNGVSYDLSPGSLFLYGPGIPHQIRTHPQQRLTKLFVDFEGPQALSILRTHGLQIPGFYRLSANAGAIDIFDRLIDSGAEDIPQSPRLCRLLLETLIMLASTHQTPLGEASSQGYETYERCRDFILNHHRRLKQADEVARACHVDPAYLSRLFRRFAHESPYRFLQKEKMKSAALSLVRQGKLVKEVADEFGFPDPYHFTRSFKRVHGVSPDAYRRNHGEPIQQ from the coding sequence ATGGAAACCTCAAAACAGAAAACTCCCGACTTCTTTTCCCGTGAGGTTGAACGTGAGCGAACTTTCTTCTTTCAGGAGCCGACTCCTATCGACGGGCTTACTGTAATCTGTGGGGGTCGGGAACATTGTGCGGAGGATTACACAATTGATCGAAAAACCTTTCCTTATGTTGGTCTCGAGCTCGTCGCTTCTGGGCAAGGAAACCTCTGCTTGAACGGTGTTTCCTACGATCTCTCTCCCGGGAGTCTCTTTCTCTACGGACCCGGCATTCCCCACCAGATCCGAACTCATCCCCAACAGCGCCTCACCAAGCTTTTCGTCGACTTTGAAGGTCCTCAGGCTCTCTCCATTCTCCGAACCCATGGACTACAGATCCCCGGCTTCTACCGCCTCAGCGCGAATGCGGGTGCCATCGACATTTTTGACCGATTGATCGATTCCGGGGCCGAAGACATTCCCCAGTCACCCCGACTCTGTCGATTGCTACTCGAGACTCTTATCATGCTCGCGAGCACTCACCAGACGCCTCTTGGAGAAGCCTCAAGCCAAGGCTACGAAACCTATGAACGCTGCCGGGATTTTATCCTCAACCATCACCGCCGATTGAAACAAGCTGATGAGGTGGCCCGCGCCTGCCATGTCGATCCTGCGTACCTCAGCCGACTCTTCCGCCGATTTGCCCACGAGAGCCCGTATCGGTTTCTGCAGAAGGAGAAGATGAAATCGGCGGCACTCTCGCTGGTCCGCCAAGGGAAATTGGTCAAGGAAGTCGCCGATGAATTCGGCTTCCCCGACCCCTACCACTTCACCCGATCTTTCAAGCGGGTCCACGGAGTCTCCCCGGACGCCTATCGACGGAACCATGGGGAACCGATCCAACAGTAA